In a genomic window of Sulfurimonas denitrificans DSM 1251:
- a CDS encoding BrnT family toxin, giving the protein MKFEWDTKKEKSNIKKHEVSFEQAAYVFSDAYSLTLFDEEHSEDEDRWILLGKSLNEILLVVVHTFRDKDGIEIVRIISARNATKKEQKIYNERCPL; this is encoded by the coding sequence ATGAAGTTTGAATGGGATACTAAAAAAGAAAAATCAAATATAAAAAAACATGAAGTATCTTTTGAACAAGCTGCTTATGTGTTTAGCGATGCTTATTCTCTGACTCTTTTCGATGAAGAACATTCAGAAGATGAAGATAGATGGATATTGCTAGGTAAATCTTTGAATGAAATTCTACTAGTTGTAGTTCATACATTTAGAGACAAAGATGGCATTGAAATAGTTAGGATTATATCTGCTAGAAATGCTACAAAAAAAGAACAAAAAATTTATAATGAAAGGTGTCCATTATGA